From Lysinibacillus sp. SGAir0095, the proteins below share one genomic window:
- a CDS encoding long-chain-fatty-acid--CoA ligase — protein sequence MTEKVWLSQYPKEIPRSMTYENVPVQSFLTKAYESYPTKVAIHFMGRDVTYKELYESSLKFANYLRRLGVEKGDRVAIMLPNCPQSVIAYYGTLYAGGIVVQTNPLYTERELQYQMADAGVKVILAMDILYPRITKVLKDTKIENVIITGIKDYLPFPKNLVYPFIQKKQYGFSVKVEHKGVTHLFTEIMRISEPTQLEQEEVDIEEEIALLQYTGGTTGSPKGVMLTHKNLIANTKMCDAWMYQCKEGEEIILGVLPFFHVYGMTTVLLLSVMQGFKMVLLPKFDVVQVLKAIEKQKPTLFPGAPTMYIGLLNHPEIGNYNLSSIKACLSGSSPLPIDVQQKFEAVTGGKLVEGYGLTETSPVTHANFIWENRVSGSIGVPWPDTDAAIIKSAEGELLPPGEVGEIAVKGPQVMKGYWNRPEDTAMTFVNGWFLTGDLGYMDEKGYFYVVDRKKDMIIAGGFNIYPREVEEVLYEHEAILECVVAGIPDPYRGETVKAYIVLREGKKVTEEELNKYCRENLAAYKVPRQYEFRKELPKTAVGKILRRSLVDEEKQKLAELQAK from the coding sequence ATGACTGAGAAGGTTTGGCTTTCCCAATATCCGAAAGAAATACCTCGCAGCATGACTTACGAAAATGTTCCTGTTCAAAGCTTTCTGACCAAAGCATACGAGAGTTACCCAACAAAAGTGGCGATACATTTTATGGGGAGAGATGTAACGTACAAAGAGCTCTATGAATCTTCATTGAAGTTTGCAAATTATTTAAGACGTTTAGGGGTGGAAAAAGGGGATCGAGTGGCAATAATGCTTCCCAACTGTCCGCAATCCGTTATAGCATACTATGGTACTTTATATGCTGGTGGAATCGTTGTTCAGACAAATCCACTATATACGGAACGTGAACTCCAGTACCAAATGGCTGATGCAGGGGTAAAAGTAATATTAGCAATGGATATCTTATACCCAAGGATTACCAAAGTGTTAAAGGACACAAAAATTGAAAACGTTATCATAACGGGAATAAAGGATTATTTACCATTCCCCAAAAATCTAGTCTATCCATTTATTCAGAAAAAACAATATGGCTTTAGTGTGAAGGTTGAGCATAAGGGGGTTACACACCTATTTACTGAAATTATGCGCATCAGCGAGCCGACACAATTAGAACAAGAAGAGGTGGATATTGAAGAGGAAATTGCACTGCTGCAATATACAGGAGGTACAACGGGATCGCCAAAGGGTGTTATGCTGACACATAAAAACTTAATTGCCAATACGAAAATGTGTGATGCTTGGATGTATCAATGCAAAGAGGGAGAAGAAATCATTTTAGGTGTATTGCCATTTTTCCACGTATATGGAATGACAACGGTACTTCTTTTATCGGTTATGCAAGGATTTAAAATGGTCTTACTACCTAAATTTGATGTAGTACAGGTATTGAAAGCGATTGAAAAGCAAAAGCCTACACTTTTCCCGGGAGCACCGACAATGTATATTGGGCTATTAAATCATCCGGAAATTGGTAATTACAACCTCTCGTCTATTAAAGCATGTTTAAGTGGTTCTTCCCCTTTACCTATAGATGTACAGCAAAAGTTCGAAGCTGTTACGGGTGGAAAACTTGTTGAGGGATATGGATTAACAGAGACATCTCCCGTGACTCATGCGAACTTCATCTGGGAAAATCGAGTATCGGGTTCGATAGGAGTACCTTGGCCAGATACAGATGCTGCCATAATTAAATCGGCTGAGGGAGAGCTTTTACCTCCAGGTGAGGTAGGGGAAATTGCAGTGAAAGGTCCACAAGTGATGAAAGGTTACTGGAATCGACCTGAAGATACAGCAATGACGTTTGTGAATGGATGGTTCTTAACAGGTGACTTAGGATATATGGATGAAAAAGGCTATTTCTATGTAGTCGATCGAAAAAAAGATATGATTATTGCTGGTGGCTTCAACATTTATCCACGTGAAGTGGAAGAAGTGCTTTATGAGCACGAAGCGATTTTAGAATGTGTGGTAGCGGGTATACCTGATCCATATCGTGGAGAAACTGTTAAAGCTTATATTGTGCTGCGTGAAGGAAAAAAGGTGACGGAAGAAGAATTAAATAAATACTGTCGTGAAAACCTGGCAGCCTATAAAGTTCCTCGACAATATGAATTCCGTAAAGAATTGCCAAAGACAGCTGTTGGAAAAATTTTAAGACGATCACTCGTAGATGAGGAAAAACAAAAATTAGCTGAATTACAAGCAAAATAA